In Amycolatopsis jiangsuensis, the following proteins share a genomic window:
- a CDS encoding alkaline phosphatase D family protein yields MTELIPTRRCVLRAGLAVPALAAGSGLLLPGAATAAPLVRRDRPVLTHGVASGDVTTGSGVVWSRADRPARLVVDIARDPSFRSARRVPGPVVTPDTGGTGKVRVAGLRPGTEYHYRVTAVDLDGRASSEAVAGRFATAPLGRTSTRILWSGDVVGQNYGINPGLGGMTIFSAMADRRPDVFLHSGDTVYADGPLTDTVTLPGGGGTWHNIVTPEKSKVAETLDEYRGQHAYNRLDRNFLRFAAEVPAYVQWDDHEVTNNWYPGEILDDRPEYTEKRVDVLAPRAYQAFHEWHPIDRRQAVDGRVYRSFRYGSRVEVFVLDMRTYRDANTADPTQPGHILGDRQARWLADAVSRSTATWKIVQADMPIGLVVPDGTAIEAVANGLPGAPGGRETELAWVLRRIARDRVRNVVWLTADVHYSAAHHYSPDRAAFQDFDPFWEFVSGPLNAGAFGPSALDPTFGPEVVFAHAPETQNSSPAQGFQHFGELNVDGPSGALTVDLRDATGASLWSRTLHPQRR; encoded by the coding sequence ATGACCGAACTGATCCCCACCCGGCGCTGCGTGCTCAGAGCCGGACTGGCCGTCCCGGCGCTGGCCGCCGGTTCCGGGCTGCTGCTTCCCGGGGCCGCCACCGCGGCCCCGCTCGTGCGCCGGGACCGGCCGGTGCTCACCCACGGCGTCGCGTCCGGTGACGTCACGACCGGCTCCGGCGTCGTGTGGTCGCGGGCCGACCGTCCGGCCCGGCTCGTGGTCGACATCGCCCGCGATCCGTCGTTCCGGTCCGCCCGCCGGGTTCCCGGCCCGGTGGTCACGCCGGACACCGGCGGCACCGGCAAGGTACGGGTGGCCGGACTGCGGCCGGGCACCGAGTACCACTACCGCGTGACCGCGGTGGACCTCGACGGCCGCGCGTCGAGCGAGGCGGTGGCCGGCCGGTTCGCCACCGCGCCGCTGGGCCGTACCAGTACGCGGATCCTCTGGAGCGGCGACGTCGTGGGCCAGAACTACGGCATCAACCCCGGTCTCGGCGGCATGACGATCTTCTCCGCGATGGCCGACCGCCGCCCGGACGTGTTCCTGCACAGCGGCGACACGGTGTACGCCGACGGCCCGCTGACCGACACCGTGACGCTGCCCGGCGGAGGCGGTACCTGGCACAACATCGTCACGCCGGAGAAGTCGAAGGTCGCCGAAACCCTCGACGAGTACCGCGGCCAGCACGCCTACAACCGCCTCGACCGGAACTTCCTGCGCTTCGCGGCCGAAGTTCCCGCGTATGTCCAGTGGGACGACCACGAGGTGACCAACAACTGGTATCCCGGCGAAATCCTCGACGACCGTCCGGAGTACACCGAGAAGCGGGTCGACGTGCTCGCCCCGCGGGCGTACCAGGCCTTCCACGAGTGGCATCCGATCGACCGGCGTCAGGCCGTGGACGGGCGGGTGTACCGCAGTTTCCGCTACGGCAGCCGGGTCGAGGTGTTCGTGCTCGACATGCGCACCTACCGTGACGCGAACACCGCGGACCCGACGCAGCCGGGCCACATCCTCGGCGACAGGCAGGCCCGGTGGCTCGCCGACGCGGTGTCCCGCAGCACCGCGACCTGGAAGATCGTGCAGGCGGACATGCCGATCGGTCTCGTGGTCCCGGACGGCACGGCGATCGAGGCAGTGGCCAACGGCCTGCCGGGCGCGCCGGGTGGCCGTGAGACGGAGCTGGCCTGGGTGTTGCGGCGGATCGCGCGCGACCGGGTGCGCAACGTCGTGTGGCTGACCGCGGACGTGCACTACAGCGCCGCCCACCACTACTCGCCCGACCGCGCGGCGTTCCAGGACTTCGACCCGTTCTGGGAGTTCGTGTCCGGTCCGCTCAACGCCGGCGCGTTCGGCCCGAGCGCACTCGATCCGACCTTCGGCCCGGAGGTGGTGTTCGCCCACGCTCCGGAAACGCAGAACTCCTCGCCCGCACAGGGATTCCAGCATTTCGGCGAGCTGAACGTGGACGGCCCGAGCGGGGCGCTGACGGTCGACCTGCGCGACGCCACCGGAGCCTCCCTGTGGTCGAGGACCCTGCACCCGCAGCGCCGCTGA
- a CDS encoding SDR family NAD(P)-dependent oxidoreductase, whose protein sequence is MENTTSGLLTGKTAFITGAGRGIGAAAARLFAREGARVLLAARTEAQLKAVTEEVRAAGGTAEYVVCDLADPASVRAAVDATVQRYGRLDVAFNNAGTFTPPLPVDQLPQADFDRLYEVNLRGPWLAMAAEITAIRATAGTGAIVNNSSVGSTRANPQLPAYGAMKRALNSLTESAAVSYGPEGIRVNAIAPGNTATEMIRDWEDHTPGLTGQLVAGTPLRRGADPAEIAEAAAWLLSDRASFVTGTVLRVDGGAAA, encoded by the coding sequence ATGGAAAACACCACCAGCGGCCTGCTCACCGGCAAGACCGCCTTCATCACCGGCGCCGGACGCGGCATCGGCGCCGCCGCGGCCCGGCTGTTCGCCCGGGAAGGCGCCAGGGTGCTGCTCGCGGCGCGCACCGAAGCCCAGCTGAAAGCCGTTACCGAAGAGGTCCGCGCGGCCGGCGGCACCGCGGAGTACGTGGTCTGCGATCTGGCCGATCCGGCGAGCGTGCGAGCCGCGGTGGACGCGACCGTGCAGCGCTACGGACGGCTGGACGTGGCGTTCAACAACGCCGGGACGTTCACCCCGCCGCTCCCGGTGGACCAGCTGCCACAGGCCGATTTCGACCGTCTCTACGAGGTGAACCTGCGGGGTCCGTGGCTGGCGATGGCCGCCGAGATCACCGCGATCCGGGCGACCGCCGGAACCGGCGCGATCGTGAACAACTCGAGTGTCGGGAGCACCCGGGCCAATCCGCAGCTGCCGGCTTACGGTGCGATGAAGCGGGCGCTCAACAGCCTGACCGAATCAGCCGCGGTCAGCTACGGCCCGGAAGGCATCCGGGTCAACGCGATCGCGCCCGGGAACACCGCCACCGAGATGATCCGCGACTGGGAGGATCACACGCCGGGCCTCACCGGCCAGCTGGTGGCCGGCACGCCGTTGCGCCGCGGCGCGGACCCCGCGGAAATCGCCGAGGCGGCAGCCTGGCTGCTCAGCGACCGGGCTTCGTTCGTGACCGGCACCGTGCTGCGGGTGGACGGCGGCGCGGCGGCCTGA
- a CDS encoding maleylpyruvate isomerase family mycothiol-dependent enzyme translates to MFPLPATEYLPHLRALTKDFAEEVRAGRLEAVVPSCGEWTRAELVAHLGNVYRWAAKIVRTGDRERTPVPVSGDPARWYEECAAELLEALAGADPDEPCWHFAGSAKTKAFWFRRQVCETAVHLIDAHAARDAVVRLDPLVAADGVDEVLGSFLPRAARFGPAPSLPVPITLRASDFDQSWTLVPGEPPALGDAHAAATVEAPAQDLLMVLWNRSRLDEAGLRITGDAEVARAFLAAKLTP, encoded by the coding sequence ATGTTTCCGCTGCCCGCGACCGAGTACCTGCCGCATCTGCGTGCGCTGACCAAGGACTTCGCCGAAGAGGTGCGTGCCGGCCGGCTCGAAGCCGTGGTCCCGTCCTGCGGGGAGTGGACCCGGGCCGAGCTGGTGGCGCACCTGGGCAACGTGTACCGGTGGGCGGCGAAGATCGTGCGGACCGGCGACCGCGAACGGACCCCGGTCCCGGTGAGCGGGGATCCGGCGCGGTGGTACGAGGAATGCGCGGCGGAGCTGCTCGAAGCGCTCGCCGGCGCCGATCCGGACGAGCCGTGCTGGCATTTCGCCGGTTCGGCGAAGACGAAAGCGTTCTGGTTCCGCCGTCAGGTCTGCGAAACCGCGGTGCACCTGATCGACGCGCACGCTGCCCGTGACGCCGTCGTGCGGCTCGATCCGCTGGTCGCCGCGGACGGTGTCGACGAGGTGCTCGGCAGTTTCCTGCCCCGGGCCGCCCGCTTCGGTCCCGCCCCGTCGCTGCCGGTGCCGATCACCTTGCGCGCCAGCGACTTCGACCAGTCGTGGACGCTCGTGCCGGGGGAGCCGCCCGCGCTCGGCGACGCGCATGCCGCGGCGACGGTCGAGGCGCCGGCCCAGGACCTGCTCATGGTGCTGTGGAACCGCAGCCGGCTCGACGAGGCCGGCCTGCGGATCACCGGCGACGCGGAGGTCGCCCGCGCTTTCCTCGCGGCGAAGCTCACGCCCTGA
- a CDS encoding helix-turn-helix domain-containing protein, whose protein sequence is MPDDSNALGEYLRARRELVTPDSAGLPRLGTRRTPGLRREEVAMLAGVSADYYLRLEQGRDRNPSVQVLESLARVLGLDETGTAYLLSLAVEKHRRTRRRPRKETVPAGIAKLLGSAGLPAFVEGRYFDVLAANPLAAAVSPRLVAGRNRLRDVFLDPAEQALYPDWDGATAALVAGFRQSAGTDTGDPRFIELVGELSLASDRFRRLWARHDVKLREGAVVTFDHPQVGEFTLNREKLGVGGTAGMLLVIYHADRGSADADKLALLASTVAESPTEPVATPSE, encoded by the coding sequence ATGCCCGACGACTCGAACGCCCTCGGCGAGTACCTGCGGGCCCGCCGCGAACTCGTCACACCGGACAGCGCCGGGCTGCCGCGGCTGGGCACCCGCCGGACACCCGGCCTGCGCCGGGAAGAGGTCGCGATGCTGGCCGGGGTCAGCGCGGACTACTACCTGCGCCTGGAACAGGGCCGGGACCGCAATCCGTCGGTACAGGTGCTGGAATCCCTCGCCCGGGTGCTCGGGCTCGACGAGACCGGTACCGCCTACCTGCTGAGCCTGGCGGTGGAGAAGCACCGCCGCACCCGGCGCCGTCCGCGCAAGGAGACCGTGCCCGCCGGGATCGCCAAGCTGCTCGGCTCGGCCGGGCTGCCCGCGTTCGTGGAGGGCCGCTACTTCGACGTGCTGGCCGCCAATCCGCTGGCGGCCGCGGTCTCGCCGCGGCTGGTGGCCGGGCGGAACCGGCTGCGGGACGTCTTCCTCGATCCGGCCGAGCAGGCGCTCTACCCGGACTGGGACGGTGCCACCGCCGCACTGGTCGCCGGATTCCGGCAGTCCGCGGGCACGGACACCGGCGATCCCCGGTTCATCGAACTGGTCGGTGAGCTGTCGCTGGCCAGCGACCGGTTCCGCAGGCTGTGGGCCCGCCACGACGTGAAGCTCCGGGAGGGCGCGGTGGTCACCTTCGACCATCCGCAGGTCGGCGAGTTCACCCTGAACCGCGAGAAACTGGGCGTCGGCGGTACGGCCGGGATGCTGCTGGTGATATACCACGCCGACCGGGGCAGTGCGGACGCGGACAAGCTGGCGCTGCTGGCGTCCACCGTCGCGGAGTCCCCGACCGAGCCGGTGGCCACGCCGTCCGAATAG
- a CDS encoding helix-turn-helix transcriptional regulator: MDRRELAGFLRGRRERISPADVGLPAGTRRRTPGLRREEVARLAYISTEYYTRLEQARGPRPSQEVLAGLTRALRLTDVERDHLHRLADAPLVPSTGPAREVRQSILDLLRRLPQAAAIVLSAAHEVIAWNDLAVALMEDFSALPRRERNFVRRAFLGPHLYGLSDVQQFAHSSALRLRAAAARYPGDADLAELIADLRAGSAEFARLWEQHDVRAEPVLRKTFRHPVVGPVTVDCDVLEISDRDQQVVLYTVAPGSASEEAFRLLSVIGTQRMTPEDDAPSRATR, encoded by the coding sequence GTGGATCGACGAGAACTTGCGGGATTCCTGCGCGGCAGGCGGGAACGGATCAGCCCGGCCGATGTGGGGCTGCCGGCCGGCACCCGGCGCCGGACGCCGGGCCTGCGTCGCGAGGAGGTTGCGCGGCTGGCCTACATCTCGACCGAGTACTACACGCGGCTGGAGCAGGCCCGCGGTCCGCGGCCGTCGCAGGAGGTGCTGGCCGGGCTGACCCGCGCGCTGCGCCTGACCGACGTCGAGCGCGATCACCTGCACCGGCTCGCCGATGCCCCGCTCGTCCCGTCCACGGGTCCTGCCCGTGAGGTCCGGCAGAGCATCCTCGACCTGCTGCGCCGGCTCCCGCAGGCGGCGGCGATCGTGCTGTCCGCGGCGCACGAGGTGATCGCCTGGAACGACCTCGCCGTCGCCTTGATGGAGGATTTCTCCGCGCTGCCCCGCCGCGAGCGCAACTTCGTGCGCCGCGCGTTCCTCGGACCGCACCTGTACGGGTTGTCCGACGTGCAGCAGTTCGCGCACTCCTCGGCGTTACGGCTGCGGGCCGCCGCGGCCCGCTATCCCGGCGACGCCGACCTGGCCGAGCTGATCGCGGACCTGCGCGCCGGCAGCGCGGAGTTCGCCCGGCTGTGGGAACAACACGACGTCCGCGCGGAACCGGTGCTGCGCAAGACTTTCCGGCATCCGGTGGTCGGCCCGGTCACGGTGGACTGCGACGTCCTGGAGATCTCCGACCGTGACCAGCAGGTGGTGCTCTACACCGTCGCTCCCGGTTCGGCGTCGGAGGAGGCGTTCCGGCTGCTGTCGGTCATCGGCACGCAGCGGATGACGCCGGAGGACGATGCCCCCTCCCGGGCCACGCGCTAG
- a CDS encoding SDR family NAD(P)-dependent oxidoreductase, with amino-acid sequence MTVTLVTGANKGLGRETARRLLAAGHTVYLGARSVERGQRAAAELGARFVRLDVTDDDSVHAALRVIEEAEGRLDVLVNNAGIAEAAGLAQVEEITGASALRHFDTNAVGVVRVIQAALPLLRKSANPVVVNVSSALGSFWAVTTPQRHQFRVNSILYGASKAAVSMLTVQYAKALPGIKINAVEPGYTATDLTAGVGGGQPVEDGADVIVRMATLGEDGPTGTFTEPGGPLPW; translated from the coding sequence ATGACCGTGACACTGGTGACCGGCGCGAACAAGGGCCTCGGCCGCGAAACCGCGCGCCGGCTGCTCGCCGCGGGCCACACCGTCTACCTCGGGGCACGCAGCGTCGAACGCGGGCAGCGGGCCGCGGCCGAGCTGGGCGCCCGGTTCGTGCGGCTGGACGTCACCGACGACGATTCGGTGCACGCCGCGCTGCGGGTGATCGAGGAGGCGGAAGGCCGGCTGGACGTGCTGGTCAACAACGCCGGGATCGCCGAGGCCGCCGGACTCGCGCAGGTCGAGGAGATCACCGGCGCGAGCGCGCTCCGGCACTTCGACACCAACGCGGTGGGCGTCGTCCGGGTCATCCAGGCCGCGCTGCCGCTGCTGCGGAAATCCGCCAACCCGGTGGTGGTGAACGTTTCCAGTGCACTCGGCTCGTTCTGGGCGGTCACCACTCCACAACGCCACCAGTTCCGGGTGAACTCGATCCTGTACGGCGCGAGCAAGGCGGCGGTCTCGATGCTGACCGTCCAGTACGCCAAGGCACTGCCGGGGATCAAGATCAACGCGGTCGAACCCGGCTACACCGCCACCGACCTCACCGCCGGGGTCGGCGGCGGGCAGCCGGTCGAGGACGGCGCCGACGTGATCGTGCGCATGGCGACACTCGGCGAGGACGGCCCCACCGGCACGTTCACCGAACCGGGCGGCCCGTTGCCCTGGTGA
- the ndk gene encoding nucleoside-diphosphate kinase: protein MTERTLVLVKPDGVARGLVGEVVSRIERKGLKLAALELRTVERSLAEEHYAEHKERPFFGDLLEFITSGAVVALAVEGPRAIAAFRQLAGGTDPVEKATPGTLRGDYGLETQYNLVHGSDSPESAERELKLWFPDL from the coding sequence GTGACTGAACGCACGCTGGTCCTCGTCAAGCCCGATGGCGTCGCGCGCGGCCTCGTCGGCGAGGTCGTCTCGCGCATCGAGCGCAAGGGCCTGAAGCTGGCCGCGCTGGAACTGCGCACGGTCGAGCGCTCGCTCGCCGAAGAGCACTACGCCGAGCACAAGGAGCGGCCGTTCTTCGGTGACCTGCTGGAGTTCATCACCTCCGGCGCGGTGGTCGCGCTCGCCGTGGAGGGCCCGCGCGCGATCGCGGCGTTCCGCCAGCTGGCCGGCGGCACCGACCCGGTCGAGAAGGCCACGCCGGGCACCCTGCGCGGCGACTACGGCCTGGAAACGCAGTACAACCTGGTGCACGGTTCGGACTCGCCGGAGTCGGCCGAGCGCGAGCTGAAGCTCTGGTTCCCGGACCTGTGA